A genomic window from bacterium includes:
- a CDS encoding acyl-CoA/acyl-ACP dehydrogenase yields the protein MNFRFSEEQLAFRRMLRDWVERECPKSVARDLEAAEGQYPFELWDRMTTAGLHAIGIDPAYGGQGGTAVDQALLCQELGRSLAGLTWIWGISSFAGAKSLSTFGSDEQKERFLPDLAAGRLRFAISVTEPGGGTDLLGALRTTAERCDGGWRISGRKIWCTAAAQSDYLLLLARSDPDPPRPSMGTTVFLVPQPTSGLELTSIPKLGMRAVPSYEVYLDEVFVPDELVLGEAGRGWHQLLASLNNERILVAALCCGVLEGVLEEAVAHLTEREAFGRRLGEFQALQHYVADIRMWQRQAELVTYEAAWLQSIGEPCGTEATMAKVLASEYAVGAADLGIQMLGGMGYAAETHMQRYWRDTRIYRIAPINNEMARSLIAESCGLPRGL from the coding sequence GTGAACTTCCGCTTCAGCGAGGAGCAACTCGCCTTCCGCCGGATGCTGCGTGACTGGGTGGAGCGGGAGTGCCCCAAGTCGGTCGCCCGCGACCTCGAGGCCGCCGAGGGACAGTACCCGTTCGAACTCTGGGACAGGATGACGACGGCCGGACTGCATGCCATCGGCATCGATCCCGCCTACGGCGGCCAAGGGGGGACGGCGGTGGATCAGGCGCTGCTGTGCCAGGAACTCGGACGGTCGCTCGCCGGGCTGACTTGGATCTGGGGCATCTCCTCATTCGCCGGGGCGAAGTCGCTCAGCACCTTCGGATCCGACGAGCAGAAGGAGCGCTTCCTCCCCGACCTGGCCGCGGGCAGGCTGCGCTTCGCCATCTCGGTGACCGAACCCGGCGGCGGCACCGACCTGCTGGGCGCACTGCGCACCACCGCCGAGCGCTGCGACGGCGGCTGGCGCATCTCCGGACGCAAGATCTGGTGCACGGCGGCGGCGCAGTCCGACTACCTGCTGCTGCTGGCCCGCTCGGACCCCGACCCGCCGCGCCCGAGTATGGGTACCACGGTGTTCCTGGTCCCCCAGCCCACGAGCGGTCTCGAACTCACGTCGATCCCCAAGCTGGGCATGCGGGCCGTGCCCTCCTACGAGGTCTATCTCGACGAGGTCTTCGTGCCCGACGAGTTGGTGCTGGGCGAGGCCGGGCGCGGCTGGCACCAGCTGCTGGCCTCGCTGAACAACGAGCGGATCCTGGTGGCGGCACTGTGCTGTGGCGTGCTGGAAGGCGTGCTGGAGGAGGCGGTGGCCCACCTCACCGAGCGGGAGGCGTTCGGCCGCCGGCTCGGCGAGTTCCAGGCTCTGCAGCACTACGTTGCCGACATCAGGATGTGGCAGCGGCAAGCGGAACTGGTCACCTACGAGGCCGCCTGGCTGCAGTCGATCGGCGAGCCCTGCGGGACCGAGGCCACGATGGCCAAGGTGCTGGCCTCGGAGTACGCCGTCGGCGCCGCTGACCTGGGCATCCAGATGCTCGGCGGCATGGGCTACGCCGCCGAGACGCACATGCAGCGCTACTGGCGCGACACCCGCATCTACCGCATCGCCCCCATCAACAACGAGATGGCCCGCAGCCTCATCGCCGAGTCCTGCGGCCTGCCGAGAGGTCTGTGA
- the selA gene encoding L-seryl-tRNA(Sec) selenium transferase yields MSDSRSTAPQSVTGDGARPPSVDSLAQSLAPSGLPHGLLVDAARAAIAAGDPGSAAERAEAIGRSLLRPVINATGVLLHTNLGRAPLGAAPGGAVGPVGAPVPPTRYSNLESDGEDRQATTAVKHPPPIRYSNLEFDTERGARGDRHSHAGGLLARLCGAEAALVVNNCAAAVTLVLGALAAGRGVAVSRGELVEIGGGFRVPEIVAQSGARLVEVGTTNRTRRRDYTAATEAGEVALCLRVHQSNYRIVGFTEAPNVAELADLGVPLVVDIGSGLLDEACQWLAGGPPAWLRGEPAARQTLAAGADLVTFSGDKLLGGPQAGIIAGSAESVARCARHPLARAFRAGGLVLAELQTLALTYLHRRGQDIPFWNMATRPVAELRARAEALGVGEVCDMAATTGGGTLPGTEIPSAGIVLDGDRAAALRDNEVPVIARVAGQRTYLDLRTVDPADDAIVAAAARRVCATVETPA; encoded by the coding sequence GTGAGCGACAGCCGGAGCACGGCGCCGCAATCGGTGACCGGGGACGGGGCCCGGCCTCCCAGCGTCGACTCGCTGGCGCAGTCCCTGGCCCCCAGCGGCCTGCCCCACGGGTTGCTGGTTGACGCCGCCCGTGCCGCCATCGCCGCCGGCGACCCGGGCAGCGCCGCCGAGCGCGCCGAGGCCATCGGGCGATCGCTGCTGCGCCCCGTCATCAATGCGACGGGAGTTCTGCTGCACACCAACCTGGGTCGGGCGCCGCTGGGCGCTGCCCCGGGCGGGGCTGTCGGGCCGGTCGGGGCGCCAGTCCCCCCGACCCGCTACAGCAACCTGGAGTCCGACGGCGAGGACCGGCAGGCGACCACCGCGGTCAAGCACCCGCCCCCGATCCGCTACAGCAACCTTGAGTTCGACACCGAGCGCGGCGCCCGCGGCGACCGTCACAGCCATGCCGGGGGCCTGCTGGCGCGGCTCTGCGGGGCCGAGGCCGCCCTGGTGGTGAACAACTGCGCCGCCGCGGTCACCTTGGTGCTGGGTGCGCTCGCAGCAGGGCGCGGCGTGGCGGTCAGCCGCGGCGAACTGGTGGAGATCGGCGGCGGCTTCCGGGTGCCGGAGATCGTGGCGCAGTCCGGGGCGCGGCTGGTGGAGGTCGGCACCACGAACCGCACCCGGCGTCGGGACTACACGGCCGCCACCGAGGCCGGCGAGGTGGCGCTGTGCCTAAGGGTGCACCAGTCCAACTACCGCATCGTGGGCTTCACCGAGGCGCCCAACGTCGCCGAGCTGGCCGACCTGGGCGTGCCGCTGGTGGTCGACATCGGCTCGGGTCTGCTGGACGAGGCCTGCCAGTGGCTGGCGGGAGGGCCGCCGGCGTGGCTGCGCGGCGAGCCCGCTGCCCGCCAGACCCTCGCCGCCGGGGCCGACCTGGTGACCTTCTCGGGCGACAAGCTGCTCGGCGGTCCGCAGGCGGGCATCATCGCCGGCAGCGCCGAGTCGGTGGCGCGCTGCGCCCGCCATCCCCTCGCCCGGGCCTTCCGGGCCGGCGGCCTGGTGCTGGCCGAGTTGCAGACCCTGGCCCTCACCTACCTGCACCGGCGCGGCCAGGACATCCCTTTCTGGAATATGGCCACACGCCCGGTGGCGGAGCTGCGGGCCCGCGCCGAGGCGCTCGGCGTCGGCGAGGTGTGCGACATGGCGGCCACCACCGGCGGCGGCACCCTGCCGGGCACCGAGATCCCCTCGGCGGGCATCGTGCTGGACGGCGACCGGGCCGCGGCCCTGCGCGACAACGAGGTTCCGGTCATCGCCCGCGTCGCCGGGCAGCGCACCTACCTGGACCTGCGCACCGTCGACCCCGCCGACGACGCCATCGTGGCCGCCGCCGCCCGCCGAGTCTGCGCCACCGTGGAGACTCCCGCGTGA